From Cardiocondyla obscurior isolate alpha-2009 linkage group LG09, Cobs3.1, whole genome shotgun sequence, one genomic window encodes:
- the LOC139105556 gene encoding uncharacterized protein has protein sequence METSDDTEKKKVKKTFPESWLNNEEFNSWVRRVPYDATLFHCLVCSKNFNCSSLSHVKRHANSMQHKKNLTENTFCSDSDKIILKKKSFRKKLFRQQWLDVDEFRPWLSEVPNDPSSFSCKICAKVVSGGLSQIHRHGKSVMHKTNFEKYIQMKEDELNDELNVLNNEEHMLFEDQKKIAEIRYAALIAEKTIPLETAKIILNFFQDISKNPKILQSMCMGRTKCSNIISNVLCPIEMKRVVKIIQNVKFSIFIDETLSISKEKWLTFHVRYVNPDTLEVHSQLIKLMDIDTTDCSEEKLFNTFEYEMWKLEIPISNIIALTCDSTSESSEKHFFFKKRLEELCENIIIISCPCHSVTLAMNNACINIPETCEDFAKKVASCITNNCKRNYIFREFSDCFQERNYILLKLFDMRWLSHHMYIKKLIEFWDAIECVLSESITSENIKSGENLLCVMQSVDTKAYLLFLQYSLQPFTTFSAFFQSVETRLPFLQSKLLELLGKICSNFLKSEILDELDIQLPIFNSTDNHKPLVDIEVGKECEDYLNQLLNDGYTDEVATIRQNCLQFYITAAEEICEKLPINNEFLSTLSILLPDVALSNKIDRQAVFDTLSFIAKTMLGTFDEDNLRKEWSSISIDFITEKDYLRKLNFDDMWKHILQSRYSTNELKYPVLTSLLNSIRTLPNSNVDPEKILSFLIDTKTKKRNKLSSSAVNATCVVKSALKSRKETALNMDVSTEHLSLMTSDKLYLKCLKKPKSSQLQTTDEEGPDTAGPSFINDTQT, from the coding sequence ATCTGAtgatacagaaaagaaaaaagtgaaGAAAACATTTCCAGAAAGCTGGCTTAATAATgaagaatttaattcttgGGTTCGAAGAGTTCCTTATGACGCCACTCTCTTTCATTGCCTAGTATGCTCaaaaaactttaattgcaGCTCGTTATCGCATGTAAAAAGACATGCAAACTCTatgcaacataaaaaaaatttaacagaaaatacattttgttctgatagtgataaaataattttgaagaaaaagTCATTTCGCAAGAAATTATTTAGGCAGCAGTGGTTAGATGTCGATGAATTTAGGCCTTGGTTGAGCGAAGTTCCAAACGATCCTAGTTCGTTTTCTTGTAAGATTTGTGCGAAAGTTGTTTCTGGCGGTTTATCACAAATCCATCGCCATGGAAAATCCGTCATGCATAAAactaattttgaaaaatatatacaaatgaAAGAGGATGAATTGAATGATGAATTAAATGTGCTAAATAACGAAGAGCATATGCTTTTTGAGGACCAGAAAAAAATAGCAGAGATTCGCTACGCAGCATTAATAGCTGAGAAAACTATTCCACTCGAGactgcaaaaataatattaaacttttttcaaGACATATCGAAAAATCCTAAAATACTACAAAGTATGTGTATGGGCCGCACAAAatgttcaaatataatttcaaatgtACTATGTCCAATAGAAATGAAACGCGTTGTAAAGATTATTCAAAATGtaaagttttctatttttattgatgAAACTTTAAGTATTTCGAAAGAAAAGTGGCTAACATTTCACGTTAGATATGTCAATCCTGATACCTTGGAAGTTCACTCGCAATTAATAAAGCTAATGGATATCGACACTACTGATTGCAGCgaggaaaaattattcaatacaTTCGAATATGAAATGTGGAAGCTTGAAATAcctatttctaatattatagCTCTAACGTGTGATAGCACCTCTGAATCAAgtgaaaaacattttttctttaaaaaaagattggaAGAGCTGtgcgaaaatattataataatatcgtGTCCCTGCCATTCCGTGACTTTAGCTATGAATAATGCGTGTATTAATATACCTGAGACTTGTGaagattttgcaaaaaaagttgcaagttgcattacaaataattgtaagcgaaattatattttccgtGAATTTTCCGATTGTTTCCAAGAAAGGAactatatacttttaaaactATTTGACATGCGTTGGCTCTCTCATcacatgtatattaaaaaacttattgAATTTTGGGATGCCATAGAATGTGTTTTAAGCGAATCGATTACAagtgaaaatataaaatctggGGAAAACTTGTTATGCGTTATGCAAAGCGTAGACACAAAAGCATATTTGCTGTTCCTACAATACAGTTTACAGCCGTTTACCACATTTAGTGCATTTTTCCAGTCTGTGGAAACGAGACTTCCTTTCTTACAGTCGAAATTGTTGGAGCTTTTGGGAAAAATttgtagtaattttttaaagagtgAAATATTAGACGAGCTGGATATACAATTGCCAATATTCAATAGTACTGATAATCATAAACCATTAGTTGATATTGAAGTAGGAAAAGAATGTGaggattatttaaatcaattattgaATGATGGGTATACGGATGAAGTTGCAACAATTCGGCAAAACTgcttacaattttatattaccgCGGCTGAGGAAATATGTGAAAAATTACCgattaataatgaatttttgTCGACGTTAAGCATTCTTCTACCGGACGTAGCTTTATCAAATAAGATAGACAGGCAGGCAGTATTCGATACCCTTTCTTTTATTGCGAAAACTATGTTAGGTACCTTTGACGAAGATAACTTAAGGAAAGAATGGTCCAGTATAAGTATAGATTTTATAACGGAGAAAGACTACttaaggaaattaaatttcgacgACATGTGGAAACATATTTTACAGAGTCGATATTCAacaaatgaattaaaatatccaGTCTTAACGTCgcttttaaattctattagaACACTTCCTAATTCAAACGTTGATCCAGAAAAGATATTGTCTTTTTTGATAGATACAAAGACAAAGAAACGAAACAAATTATCATCGAGCGCTGTAAATGCCACTTGTGTAGTAAAATCAGCATTAAAATCCAGAAAAGAGACTGCTTTAAACATGGATGTTAGTACAGAACATTTGTCTCTTATGACGTCGGATAAGTTATATCTTAAATGTCTTAAAAAACCAAAGAGCAGTCAATTGCAAACTACAGATGAAGAGGGACCAGATACTGCCGGCCCTTCCTTTATTAACGATACGCaaacgtaa
- the Mrm2 gene encoding rRNA methyltransferase 2, mitochondrial yields the protein MKFFFKSICIRSVHTSCALLKETPQNLKGKKHSSQLWLTRQLQDPYVEKAKQENYRCRSAFKLLEINERFKILSPGMTVIDCGAAPGSWTQVATNLTNSHGKKKCQVGRVYAVDKLPCYPVQGATVLGNTDFTNAKTQETLNKLLQGDKVDIILSDMAPNASGIREIDHACIMLLAYSALKFALQVSKKQGTFVVKIWDGSQSQQFQENLLKFYQSVKIVRPNATRDESTEHFFLARGFKGLKTS from the coding sequence ATGAAGTTCTTTTTTAAGAGCATCTGTATCAGAAGTGTACACACTAGTTGCGCGCTGCTCAAGGAGACTCCGCAAAATTTAAAGGGCAAAAAACACAGCTCGCAGCTGTGGCTGACCAGGCAGTTACAAGATCCTTACGTAGAGAAAGCAAAACAGGAGAATTACCGATGTAGAAGTGCGTTTAAACTTTTGGAAATCAATGAGAGGTTCAAGATTCTTAGTCCAGGTATGACTGTCATAGATTGTGGAGCGGCGCCTGGCAGCTGGACACAGGTTGCCACTAATCTTACCAATTCACATGGCAAGAAAAAGTGTCAAGTAGGCAGGGTATATGCCGTCGACAAACTTCCATGTTATCCTGTACAAGGTGCAACTGTACTAGGGAACACAGATTTTACAAACGCCAAGACACAAGAGACGTTGAATAAATTGTTGCAAGGTGACAAGGTGGATATTATCTTGTCTGACATGGCTCCAAATGCATCTGGTATACGAGAGATAGATCATGCCTGTATAATGTTACTTGCTTACTCTGCCCTAAAATTTGCTCTACAAGTCAGTAAAAAGCAGGGGACATTTGTTGTAAAAATCTGGGATGGTAGTCAGTCACAGCAGTTTCAAGAGAATCtattaaagttttatcaaAGCGTCAAAATAGTCAGGCCTAATGCAACAAGAGATGAATCAACTGAACACTTCTTTCTGGCTAGAGGATTCAAGGGTCTTAAGACAAGTTGA
- the LOC139105555 gene encoding protein starmaker — protein MLSLRRRHSRWRVFSTLLFLGTICSGELASVRVPEETYSASSTTSKKKDIGFLSDYWQGWLLADTQSNFQPGLESSFTRRITPKSVFIAPELSACAEGYHADKMGRCMKSSIININATSYKDFFLERLKLVFGNSQASKNDQKKSTGPLQLNIPLVANINRHSANVESDETASTSKPIATSARNETYFTRAEEKTKPRETNQHQVKNVTTPGEEESTFFLDDSKADDAEKSPTTVSVAESIEETNDTSFSEIMDYKVPVDLKAQSNSSGVKRVNASDGVTAEESIPASEKRDSLTESPPALVLLISPTKSNVVDDPSSTQNDTVEQIAQTSNFTSHTTTKESVTVEAPDSTTLPPTKELTSLDEQRDNETYAEDELTPETSKPPNDSQETDFVYDEEEDDADYPYSTDVPDDEDSTEGEEILKHGEAGMTIPTRDNERYDRDRHQRQRNQTADLEKKMIDVDDQIIIRFNDSAPLENKDEADSNISSEVSIDGDFILETTLLDVNTERLLATTQSPNVTEKIKASEDDGKESFDKNPDVVPEVVFSQDSHGAAAANSYAHERIEQFSTKVENETNEELEAAPSSSESILYDSSEEDSVTDIRTINEKRSNVKGNPLQGSSQSTRIVESSSKRTTMNLDSAEDFVRFPDYMKQPQQSNYVRFPSNEANSIHSLSYKQNSRYSADDVGPYGGTTKSSVPVRQKPLYYLTASSWKLDRSQPDHIQTTAGERQNRRPDLMHFWSKLPLIRDPAVYSIYKDDEATNDDQKLSRERFFRGRSSRRLSPFTETSSGNRVPTHKERTSVSV, from the coding sequence ATGTTGAGCCTACGGCGACGGCATTCTCGGTGGAGAGTGTTCTCCACCTTGCTGTTTCTCGGCACGATCTGCAGCGGCGAACTTGCGTCCGTCCGTGTACCCGAGGAAACTTACTCggcgtcgtcgacgacgtccaaaaagaaagatatcgGCTTTTTAAGCGACTACTGGCAAGGCTGGCTTCTCGCGGACACACAGAGCAACTTTCAGCCTGGTTTAGAGTCTTCTTTCACGCGAAGGATAACACCGAAGAGCGTGTTTATCGCGCCGGAGTTATCCGCCTGCGCGGAGGGTTATCACGCGGACAAGATGGGCAGGTGCATGAAGAGCagcataataaatattaacgcaACCTCGTACAAAGACTTCTTTCTGGAACGACTCAAACTTGTGTTCGGTAATTCGCAAGCCTCGAAAAACGATCAGAAGAAGTCGACCGGTCCTTTGCAGCTCAACATCCCCCTCGTAGCTAATATTAATCGTCACTCGGCCAACGTCGAGTCAGACGAGACGGCCTCGACGAGCAAGCCGATCGCGACGTCGGCTCGCAATGAAACCTATTTCACGAGAGCCGAAGAAAAGACGAAGCCGCGCGAGACAAATCAGCACCAAGTAAAAAACGTGACGACTCCAGGTGAGGAAGAGTCGACGTTCTTTCTCGACGATTCGAAAGCCGATGACGCTGAGAAATCTCCGACGACGGTTTCGGTCGCGGAATCGATCGAAGAGACCAACGACACCAGCTTCTCCGAAATAATGGACTACAAAGTTCCGGTGGACCTCAAGGCGCAGTCGAACTCTTCGGGGGTGAAGAGGGTCAATGCGAGTGACGGCGTGACAGCGGAAGAGAGCATCCCGGCGTCGGAAAAGCGGGACAGCTTGACTGAATCGCCGCCTGCCCTGGTGCTGTTGATCTCACCTACGAAGTCGAACGTAGTGGACGATCCGTCGTCGACGCAAAACGACACCGTCGAACAAATTGCACAAACGTCGAACTTCACCTCGCACACTACCACGAAGGAGAGCGTCACCGTCGAGGCACCGGACTCCACCACGCTTCCACCTACGAAAGAATTGACGTCGCTGGACGAGCAACGAGATAACGAGACGTACGCGGAGGACGAGTTGACGCCAGAGACTTCGAAGCCGCCGAACGACTCGCAGGAAACGGATTTCGTCTACGACGAAGAGGAGGACGACGCGGATTATCCGTATAGCACGGATGTGCCGGACGACGAGGATTCGACCGAAGGCGAAGAGATCTTGAAGCACGGAGAAGCCGGCATGACGATTCCCACGCGAGACAACGAGCGATACGATCGCGATCGTCATCAAAGGCAACGAAATCAAACCGCAGATTTGGAGAAAAAGATGATCGATGTGGACGATCAAATCATAATTCGTTTTAATGATTCCGCGCCGTTGGAAAACAAGGACGAGGCGGATAGTAATATCTCTAGCGAAGTTAGCATCGACGGTGACTTCATTCTAGAGACAACGCTCTTGGACGTCAACACCGAGAGACTGCTAGCAACCACTCAGTCGCCGAACGTGACGGAAAAAATCAAGGCTAGCGAGGATGATGGTAAAGAATCATTTGACAAAAATCCCGATGTCGTACCAGAAGTTGTGTTTTCTCAAGATAGCCACGGTGCGGCAGCCGCAAACTCGTACGCGCACGAACGAATCGAGCAGTTTTCTACAAAGGTCGAAAATGAAACGAACGAGGAATTGGAAGCCGCGCCTTCTTCGTCCGAGTCGATATTGTACGACTCGTCGGAGGAAGATTCGGTAACCGATATTCGCACCATCAACGAGAAACGATCGAACGTCAAAGGCAACCCGCTGCAGGGAAGCTCTCAGTCAACGAGGATCGTGGAAAGCAGTTCTAAACGGACAACGATGAATCTGGATTCGGCCGAGGATTTCGTGAGATTTCCCGATTACATGAAACAGCCGCAGCAAAGTAACTACGTGAGATTTCCGTCTAACGAAGCCAACAGCATACACAGCCTGAGTTACAAACAGAATTCGCGGTATTCTGCGGACGACGTCGGCCCTTACGGCGGCACTACAAAGAGTAGCGTGCCCGTCCGTCAGAAACCGCTTTACTATTTGACGGCGTCGAGCTGGAAATTGGACCGATCGCAGCCCGATCACATCCAGACGACAGCCGGCGAGAGGCAAAATCGAAGGCCGGATTTAATGCATTTCTGGAGTAAGTTGCCACTGATCAGGGACCCGGCTGTCTATTCTATTTACAAAGACGATGAGGCGACGAACGACGACCAGAAACTGTCCCGCGAACGATTTTTCCGAGGACGATCGTCGCGCAGATTGAGCCCTTTCACGGAAACGTCCTCGGGAAATAGAGTGCCAACGCATAAAGAAAGAACATCGGTCAGCGTGTAA